In Bacillus rossius redtenbacheri isolate Brsri chromosome 11, Brsri_v3, whole genome shotgun sequence, the DNA window CTCGCGTTATAAccgttcgttacatacaaaaataaaaagatttaaagcgtcgattgtagtttttgttttattctttcaaattggaatgcacagacgaatccaaacactttcaatgTTTCATTCGCTCGTTTCATTCGTACGTTCGCCTGTCGAGACACGCACGCAGCTTGCGCGATGAGAATTAGAGGAAACTAACGTCCTTCAGTAatattttactgcaagtacacgaaattagtgcggccttaaacatgaccgcacccagcgaaaacgaatttcgccacgagccaaaacgccAACGTCGgtgatcacaatttctaattaatgtccaaacgaaatatataaaaaaaaaattaggttaacttaataatcggcctggctctgaccaccgttaaattatctcttcaatAACTTCTACATAatttgcgagaagccaccgaacgcgacctactcatGCAGAGTTCGACGGACGACTGGCTGAAGTCCTGCCacactctcctccacgcagggaggataagtcacatgacctcaccgaccaatcacacgcacgcttcattcacgcttacagatacaagccaatcagagtacaaattacaatacatgaaaaaaccctgtacacaaataactcggggcttcccttgatctgtctcttttcaatttcacatcaaaatcggggactcccattctcgttctctctcccacaccgtgagacagcagttatcacccatttcccacgaccagtggggaatcccagcttttatctcggttggcagggaagcactgtttctttctcactcccacttacaggcctctcatgcctctctttctaaccatcacaccagacacagtcccgtgttctagaatcattccacacgttaatgtacattacaaacagcaattataatacaaattattttacaaaattaaaatcatttagaaaaaacctgaaaaagtaggcctaaacatgcaaaaatctagtacagcgacttctttgtgaattactacataaaaattagtaatgattaaaaatgtctaataaagtACAAAATACCTTCTCAAAACACACAGCAcgtgcaaataacatatattaatattcataatgtcTGATTCTACTGTTTCATAACATATAcaccactcaaaaaacattgacttattaatacttacatatacaaaaaagaagtttaaaagaaaaacattgagctaggagggcagggttctgcaacgtTACAGCGTGGCTTCAGAATATTGGTAAaatcttaccattgaaagaaaagtagttttaattcaaaacattttcactaattaaatagaTACAATGGATtgtcaatataaattttataacaaaaccatttaagaatgatattttttttaagtggttatGTGTagggctttttaattttaagtattggtTTGAAGCAGTGTGGGCACTGCaaagcattccttcccctcctttcccctcccctctccacctttccccttcctctccaacctcccctcttcctcccttccccgccgcgccaccagcgcGCTCTGACGTGTgttgttcccggcctatatattCCCGACCCCGAGCTTATTCGTTGCAGTCTCtcggtcgtctgactcgaaggcAGTCACTGTGGGCTGGCGTCGCGTTGTGGtttgtactcggctgtgaaaatTAGCTTCTGTATTTTGTATGTCCTATTATTTTTGcctgcgcgttgtggccgcgctTTCACCCTTGTATTTTTGCCATGATTTGTAATGTCTGTAAGCCATcatggacccttcaggtcattgctTGATTTAGTTCTTTGCTttgtttcttttgctcacgccgagtaatACCTGTAGCTTGCGTAATattttctgcggttgtatatgggcacgccacgatggcattggacacttcttgtcaagccgcgtcgtgattgtaattttaattgtaatttcttTCTTGCTGTTGCTttcagcctagcggcccatattattTGTGCTATTTCTAACGCTTCGCCACCTTGCCCACTTTATCTCCACATTGTTTTAACATTGTATGAATGATTCCCAcgggaatgcacgaggaatgAATAGTTATTGCTAATTTGCTTGTAAACGacttatatatatgttatatgttttggctctatatttttataaataaatagataTTTTGTGCACatgatttatattatttgttacagCACCAGCCCACAATTGCCGTGGGTTTTAATGTAAAGACCCCTTGCTGTTTTCTCAGTTTTAGGttgtgaacccccccccccccccgcggctaCAGATTAAGTacttgattttaaaacttcagttTTAAGGTTTGAGGACATATTTTGCCTCGACAAAATCACACTTACTACCTATTTCATTTGAAATAAGATAAACATTGTTTATGCTAACACTTTCATTTACTACGATTAAAGCTatgctaaaaataattaaataatttcaccttattccAAAAACTCCAATTATTTAAGGCTATTTGATACAACATCTATATGTATTTGAAATGAAGAGTACAGAtaccaaatttcttatccaatgtattagttgattcttagtttgcttagtattacttaaaaaatatccCCAAATTTTTTACCCTCTCCTCTTTCATGTCTatgtaaaaattcataactaattaaatatggcaatatcctttacccaaacaaaaaccaaaccaATACTGTTTCTTTCTTTTACCTCAGATGTGtactccaaaataattataataaatttatatttttaaaatatgtcaccaatactgatttaatggattctatatcattttattttaaaaataatattacccTCTGTTACAACTTCAGGTGATATTTCAGAGAACGTTGAATAAAAGAAGGTAACTTATGGTattgtatgtttatttataatttctaatatgacTAATTAAGTATGCATTGTTCAGAAGATATTGTAACAGCATAATTCCTGCCCCCTGCTACTGATAACATTTGAAATGAGAATGTGTTATGTTACTGATGTCCTCTTCATGTTTCGTAATTAATTACTACTCATGTTTCATCTACTATGTATAGGCATTTAAAGTATTTTGATTGTGCctcaatattaattattatttttcatgaggTTCTCCATAAAatgaatgtgttttttatttattcatttctttATTTTGCCTGGTCAGTTAAAATAAGTATGTTCATTAATTACATTTCTGCAGTATTAAAGCATCCTCTGAGCAGCCAGAAGGTTCTAGAAGGTTGGAATGAAAGGAAGACACAGCGTGACTCCCTGTCGCCAGTAAGTTAGTGTGTGGTTGGAAAAACCCCGCACGTGGGCGCATGACTGCGCAGCAATGGACCAGAACTCTCGCTGGGCGAGACCTCATTCCTTACATGGTCATATTTATGTGTCTGTTGCGTGATTGGTTGGTAGACAAGCGGGGTAGCCTCCCCTTTGTAAGGGAAGACAACTTCAATGTGATGTCCAACTAGTTGTCGCTTACGGCGGCATCGTTAGCAGCTCACACGAATGCAGAGAGATTTTTTGAATAGCTTATGCCTTTTCATAGCATTTTGATGGCTAGATGTGGCAGAACATAGTTTACAAGAAACATGTTTGttctccagtgtgtgttcgaGTGTGCTGCTTCAGATGACTAAGATGTCTAAACTTGGCAGGACATATTGCAcatgaaaaaggtttttctccagtgtgagTTCGAGTGTGCCTCTTCAGGATACCTTGCtgactaaacttggcagaacatagtgtacaagaaaaaggtttttctccagtgtgtgttcgaGTGTGCTTCATCAGGGAACCTTGCtgactaaacttggcagaacatactgtacaagagaaaggtttttctccagtgtgtattCGAGTGTGCTCCTTTAGTTGACAATGCTGTCTAAATttggcagaacatactgtacaagaaaaTTTTTTCTCTCCACTGTGGGTTAGCGTATGTTTCTTCAGTTTACCCGGCTGGataaacttggcagaacatactgtacaagagaaaagtttttctccagtgtgtataCGAATGTGCTGCCTCAGATAACTAAGCACTCGAAACTTGGCAGAACATAgtgtacaagaaaaaggtttttctccagtgtgtgttaggCTGTGCCTCTGCAGGTCAAAATTCCGACTAAACTTTGCACaacatactgtacaagaaaaaggtttttctccagtgtgggttTGAATGTGTTTCTTCAGGTTACCTTGCtgactaaacttggcagaacatagTGTACATGAGAAAGGCTTTTCTCCAGTGTGTATTCGAATGTGCTCCTTCAGTTGACAATGTTGtctaaacttggcagaacatactgtacaaaGAAATGTTTTCTCTCCACTGTGGGTTCGAGTATGTTTCTTCAGTTCACCCTGCTGGCTAAACAtggcagaacatactgtacaCGAGAAAGTTTTTTCTATAGATTGTGTTTGACTGTGCTCCTTCAGATGATTAAGATGGCTAGCAGAACATACcttacaagagaaaggtttttctccagtgtgtgttaggCTGTGCCTCTGCAGGTCAAAATTCTGACTAAACTTTGCACAACATAgtgtacaagaaaaaggtttttctccagtgtgggttCGAATGTGCTTCTTCAGGGTACCTTGCtgactaaacttggcagaacatactgtacaagagaaaggtttttctccagtgtgtgttcgaGTGTGCTCCTTCAGATAACTATGCTtcctaaacttggcagaacatatTGTACAAGAAAATGTTTTCTCTACACAGTGGGTTCGAGTATGTTTCTTCAGTTCACCCTGCTGGCTAAACTTGacagaacatactgtacaagtAAAAGGTTTTTCTCCGGTGTGAGTTTGAATATGCTTCTTCAGGTCACCTTTGTGGCTAAACTTTGCTGAACATTCTGCACAAGAAAATTGTGTATTGCCAGTGTCTTTTTGGGCATTCTGTTGTTGAATGTACGAACAAAGTCCAAATGATAAAATGTTACCAGAGCAAGTTTTATCCTGACTGTTGGTAACACCAGTGGATCCAGCTAAATTATTTATGCAGTTTGATAGTTTTATGGTGTCAGTATGAGACACATCTCTCTTCAATAAGATGCTGGTATCCGGTGAGTCTTGGGAACTGTGTCCAATGCAGCTGGATGAAGTGTTGCCATGGCGACCCACACAGTTGTGAGGTTCATTCCGTTCAACTACTGCTGCGGCTAGAACAGAAACAAGAACACTTTGTACTCTTTGTACGTTACCCAAAtatctataataaaatatattataaaataagtaaaatCTTGACTTTCTACGATATTGTTACGAGGAATattacgtaatgaaaatgtaataaag includes these proteins:
- the LOC134536595 gene encoding gastrula zinc finger protein XlCGF57.1-like isoform X1, yielding MHKFVSRTADSIAAREVDCSEQKPFKAVFLPIKEELTHELPADGDVCVKQEPITEELNELCSCTGLCQQVKEEITIEEHPAAPAAAVVERNEPHNCVGRHGNTSSSCIGHSSQDSPDTSILLKRDVSHTDTIKLSNCINNLAGSTGVTNSQDKTCSGNILSFGLCSYIQQQNAQKDTGNTQFSCAECSAKFSHKGDLKKHIQTHTGEKPFTCTVCSVKFSQQGELKKHTRTHCVEKTFSCTICSAKFRKHSYLKEHTRTHTGEKPFSCTVCSAKFSQQGTLKKHIRTHTGEKPFSCTLCCAKFSQNFDLQRHSLTHTGEKPFSCKVCSASHLNHLKEHSQTQSIEKTFSCTVCSAMFSQQGELKKHTRTHSGEKTFLCTVCSAKFRQHCQLKEHIRIHTGEKPFSCTLCSAKFSQQGNLKKHIQTHTGEKPFSCTVCCAKFSRNFDLQRHSLTHTGEKPFSCTLCSAKFRVLSYLRQHIRIHTGEKLFSCTVCSAKFIQPGKLKKHTLTHSGEKKFSCTVCSAKFRQHCQLKEHTRIHTGEKPFSCTVCSAKFSQQGSLMKHTRTHTGEKPFSCTLCSAKFSQQGILKRHTRTHTGEKPFSCAICPAKFRHLSHLKQHTRTHTGEQTCFL